The sequence TGTGTTGGTACCTTCTAAACGACAAGGAAAAGTTTTCCCAAGGAACTTATGGATTAAATCTCGTAGAAGGATGCCTTTGGGCAGCATATTTGGATCCTGGATAATAGAGAGATTTATACCTATACGTCTACTCATTCCAGCTTGCGCTAGAGGTATTACTTCTATGATAAATATTTTCTGTGGATAGTTATACTCATATGAAGTTTCTCTGATTTATGCATTATTTGGATATTAAATGCTTCCAGTGAAATGCAGATGGGAATGGTACTGTGAAATGCTTGAACAACAATTCTTCCATACTAAAGCAGGTCTTTAGTGATTTGATAGATGAGGATTATTTTTTCTCAGATGAGATTGATACAGCTTCGGATTGTGGCAAAAGTATTTCAGCTGAACATATGACCATTGAGGAGCCATGGCTATTCGAGTCTTCCTTGCTTCTTCATCATTTGACAGAGTCAGATGCTTCTGGTGATGTCATTTGTGATGACAAGGTTGTTGAGGGTCTTGACAGTGAAAatttagaatcaggactgttaaatCAGTCCACGCTTCATGAGAATTTATGGTCCAAGTATGAGGTCAATGCTAATGCTTCATCAGGAACCTTGTGTGCAACGTATGACCATGTGGAGGAGCCGTGGCTATTGCAAGCATGTACCTCTTCTCCTAGTTTTGATGCTGAGATGGCTACTGACAACTATGAAGTTGAACAACCAGATAATAACGATGAAGCTCAACCTTCATATAGCGATCAACTTGAACAATTAGCTGAACCTTCATCTAGCAATCAACATGAACAAATACCTGAGAAGTTGTTGCCTGTTGATCAGTGTGATGCACTTTCCAAAGAAGACTCCTTCACGACAATTATTCTGATTAATTCTTCTGTTTGTACTGTGCAAAGAATTGCTGTTTTAGAAAATGAGAAACTGGTTGAACTTTTGTTGGAACCAGTGAAAAATAACGTGCAGTGCGATAGTGTATATCTAGGAGTAGTTACAAGATTAGCTCCACACATGGGCGGTGCATTTGTAAATATTGGCACTTCAAGACTCTCCTTCATGGATATAAAGCCCAACAGAGAACCATTTATTTTCCCCCcatttagtcatgattcaaggGAAGAGATTATTAATGGTGCTGCTGTTGACATGCTTGAGGAGAACCTAAGTCTTCCTAGAAATAAATCCGCTTTAGAAGAAGTAGACACAGATGAGATTGAAGATGCTGATATAGAAGATGATTCCATGGAGTACATGGACAATGAGTTTGCCGAGCATGAAAGTGGTGGTGCTtgtgatatttcagaaatccttGCCGAAATTTGTAATGGTAGTGTAACTGAGCATGCTGTGACTAGTAATAAATTTTCACAAAGAGACGAAAGCAAGTGGATCCACGTTCGGAAAGGAACCAAAATAATTGTGCAAGTTGTTAAAGAAGGATTGGGTACGAAGGGCCCGACACTGACTGCTTATCCGAAATTAAGGAGCAGATTCTGGGTAttacatgtttcatgatcatgTATTGTGTGTCTCACAGCTGAAAGTCCATTATTAGAAAACCCAATCTAATTGGTTCTCCTCTTCCCAGGTTTTAGCTCCTCGCGGCAACACGATCGGTATTTCAAAGAAGATCGCTGGTGTTGAGCGCACACGTTTAAGGGTCATTGCAAAAACCTTACAGCCACAAGGATATGGTCTTACAGTAAGGACGGTTGCAGCTGGTCATTCATTAAATGAGTTGCAGAAGGACTTGGAAGGGTTGCTTTCAACTTGGAAAAGTATAACTGAGCATGCAAAATCTGCAGCTCTTGCTGCAGATGAAGGTGTTGATGGGGCAGTTCCCGTTATGCTTCACCAGGCAATGGGCCAAACGCTCTCTGTTGTTCAGGATTATTTTAGCGATAAGGTCCTCTCATACTCGATTCATTCTGTCATGGATTGTTCAGTTCTTATTTTTTGAGGGAACTTCTGGTTAGGGGCTTTATTAAATTAGCATGACTACTGAATTGTACTTTCTTACACTGGCATTGATGTTCAGGTGAAGAGTTTGGTGGTTGATTCTCCAAGGACATATCATGAGGTATGTACTTAGCTAGTCATCGGTCATTGGAAGTGAAAAGATTTTTGACCCACAAGCACAGTTGCATGCCTTGTTTGGTCTTTTATGCTCCTATAAGTTAGTTTTCACATGTGAGCATGGAAGCGGGTTTTGATAACCACTTTCAATAGTTAGTGGTTTTTGGCTTCAAGGATTTACATATACTGGTGGTGAATGAGATTTTCTTGGATTAAATAAAACCTAAGTTCATGAAACATTTAAGAAGTAATATTAGCttgtttcataattttttatttttattttttgaaaatgtcATTAATATTCAATTAAAGAATATCAATGGATGATAGTACAGGAATCTGCAATATGCATCTCAGTACAATTAGCTACTTGTGAAAAGAACTGAGAAAATTAATTCTCGTTTTTACACTAAAAGGCCATCTGTGCTTTGAGTTgcaaatattttcctttttgcCTCAAAGTATCTCTGATTTATTTACTTTCACACAGTCCACCATATAGTCTCCGTATAGTGTTCCACAACTTTTTGTCGCCTTTTTTTATTCCTCTTCTATTCCGACAATATAAAAGATCCTTAAGGAGATCTTGGGAACCATTTAGGTTCTTTGAGTATCCTGGTTAAATCAAGGCATTCTCTAACTAGAAGGTGACAGTAGAAGAAAAAGTGAACTGTATTCACTAGTCAGATAAAGCAGTTTATTCAATTTACTATCCGTAAGAAATGGCATATGCGATCATATATAATAGTGAGGACAATATACATGATAGAGATCAGTTGGTTTTTCTTCCTCCACTTTTTCATTAGGTGGCGTGTTAAGACAACTTTAATCATTTTCCAATACTTTGTATCAACGTCTTTCTTGTATTATTTAGGATTTGTGATAAAGAAGCCTACCGATAAGAATTTGTTAAGGATCTGTTTGATTATGATGTACTCTAATATAGGTATTATCTGACTCTGTCCAGGTTACAAACTATCTTCAAGAAATGGCACCTGATCTTTGTgaaagagttgagttgtttagtAAAAGAACTCCCCTGTTTGATGAATACAAGATTGAGGAAGAAATAGACCGCATTCTCAGCAAAAGGTGgagattacttagtttaattTCTATTACTACTTTTTTAAGCTTTTATGTCTTTTATGACATGTATTTTAACTTCTCGTGCATCACCATATTTCCTATTTCATTGGTGTTCCTCTTTAAtgctttaatttataaaatttgcaGGGTTCCCCTTGATAACGGAGGTTATCTAGTCATCGAACAGACAGAGGCTTTAGTCTCCATCGATGTAAATGGTGGACACTGTGTGCTTGGTCAAGAGACTTCACAAGAGATAGCTATTCTCAATGTTAACCTTGCAGCTGCCAGACAAGTATGTAGACCTGCATCTTGTTCTGATTACATATTTTATTCCTAGAGTGTAGCTTTTCTACACCTGAGAAAGTTGGTTATCAGATGCAACTGATAGTTCGAAAACAAACTAGGATATGCTGAGAAGATTCTTAGTTTGATGGAAAGATATCTCAATCTTTCTGTTAGAACTATAAGCTATGACCAAATCAAGATATTAACTTTCCAGAGTTTCATGAGCTTATCTTGCACCAGTTGCgtatatttttattcattgtgGAGATGTTTGTGAATAATAATGAGGAGGCAGTAATGAATAACTAAATATTTTGACACTAGTAGGACAGGGAAGAATAGCAACACTAAATATGTCTTTTGACATGCTacattgcttctcttttttcctGTGGTAGACATGGTGACGTCTGTAGCTTACTAGTAACATTTTAAGCTCCAGAACTGAAGAAAAATCTGTAAATGGTGTACTATGGAGAATTAGTTCTTCTTTATTAACAGAAACTACACATGGTATCATGTCCATATTGATGTTTTAATCTGCTACTGGTTTGGAAAGTTTGAAGGACATAGCATGTCACTTTTACAGCTAAACTTCTGCCTTTTTTTGGAGGGGATATCCAGGACACCCCGAGGGCCAGTGGCAAATGCTCGAAACTATGTGGATAATGGGCCCGCCCTCTACTTTTCTTCTCTTAAACACAAGGCTTTCATCTATGGAAGGGTCGAACTCCTCATGTGCATCTAACCCACACATGCATTGCGTTCTTACTGCTAAACCATGGGGCCAATCTATCGATGCTTTTACACACCTCTATCTAAGTCAGGTTAATTTGATCCAATTTAGCTGTCAACCTGGGCTGCAGATTTACTAGCATGGGAAAAGAAAAGGGAAGGAAAAGGAAGAAACCAGAAACTAATCCAAATAAGATATTACGTGCTCATTTTTGCTTTTCTCTTTGACAATAAGCAGCTAAGCAAGGATTCATCATTCTAAGCAAGTATTCATTAAGGTGTCTCTGAttagttttgaaacttatatACGAGGCCCTGAGCTAATTACTGAAATGTACAGCAACATAGGATTTCTATTTGTTATGTTTACTGTTTACAACAGAttccaatttttttaattttaatatgatAATTGTGGTTATTAATGATATACTGAAAATCATTCTCAGATTGCTAGGGAAATAAGGCTGAGGGATATTGGTGGCATTATTGTGGTGGATTTCATAGATATGTTGGATGATTGTaagtaaacaaccctctctttacccctctttctctttttgtcCCACCACCCTCCTCTTtctctatgtgtgtgtgtgtgtatataactGGCAGATCCTAGATTTTAAATTTGATGAATTCAACCTTAAAAAATTCCTAGCACAAAACTTGGTATACTTCTAAAATTATGGGTTCATAATCTaatatttgttgaaattttgttgtttatgttgtgTGTCAAAAATACTGGGTTTGGTTGAACCTGTAGTACTAAAGCTACATTCGCCATTGGTGTGTGTTCTATATGTTGTATAAATGCACAATATTTATCTGGTTTTATTTTTATGAACAGAACTGTGGAAGGAACAAGAACAGCTACCTAAGCCGGGGCTATAATGGTTTTTTTCTCACATTACTACTGAAAACAAAAAAGAGGGAGACTTGGAAATTTATATTTCTGTGGATATCTAAAATTGAAGTCATCTTTGTTGAATGCTTGGTAACTATACAACATTACTTGTAATACATAACACCTACTGTTCATCATCTAAAACTGGCGCGGGATTGAACTGAAAGTTGCAAGCTTACTATGCCTCTATCGAAACTATATTTGATACTCACCTACATTATGAAGATCTAATCCTCTTTTTATttgttactgaactactgatgtACTCACAAAGCATGTATACCTGCATGACCAGATGTTATGCAATTGTTTGAAAGTCTTGTTTTCTTTGATTTCGTCTTCCAGCAAATAAGAGGTTGGTCTATGAGGAGGTCAAGAAGGCTGTTGAGAGAGATCGATCAACAGTTAAGGTGTCTGAATTGTCCAGACATGGGCTTATGGAGATTACCAGGAAAAGAGTATGTTATTTGACACTGAATTTCTTTGTAATTTTGTCAAAGAATCGACAGTTGAAAGTCCTAACTGGACTGGTGGAATGTCTACTTAATCATGGTTGGATCACTACGTCTTATACCTGACAGGTTCGACCTAGTGTGACATTCATGATCAGTGAACCGTGTACGTGTTGTCATGGGACGGGGAGAGTGGAAGCTTTGGAGACTGCATACTCCAAGATTGAACGAGATATTTGCCGGCTACTAGTAAGTAaactaactacctttgaaatacCATTTCAAGGTTATCTTTTCCTTATTATCTGTTAAGCCACAAAAAGGTCGATCCAAAATCTTTTGGTCCTTCAACAAGTTTGTCTATTTTTACCAATTGTTCTCCATTTTCC comes from Capsicum annuum cultivar UCD-10X-F1 chromosome 2, UCD10Xv1.1, whole genome shotgun sequence and encodes:
- the LOC107859844 gene encoding ribonuclease E/G-like protein, chloroplastic isoform X1 translates to MVILLSCTELSSLWVTSKILHSGNLSCNSSVKGGDMLTSSTTLCKAGHDISVLVPSKRQGKVFPRNLWIKSRRRMPLGSIFGSWIIERFIPIRLLIPACARDGNGTVKCLNNNSSILKQVFSDLIDEDYFFSDEIDTASDCGKSISAEHMTIEEPWLFESSLLLHHLTESDASGDVICDDKVVEGLDSENLESGLLNQSTLHENLWSKYEVNANASSGTLCATYDHVEEPWLLQACTSSPSFDAEMATDNYEVEQPDNNDEAQPSYSDQLEQLAEPSSSNQHEQIPEKLLPVDQCDALSKEDSFTTIILINSSVCTVQRIAVLENEKLVELLLEPVKNNVQCDSVYLGVVTRLAPHMGGAFVNIGTSRLSFMDIKPNREPFIFPPFSHDSREEIINGAAVDMLEENLSLPRNKSALEEVDTDEIEDADIEDDSMEYMDNEFAEHESGGACDISEILAEICNGSVTEHAVTSNKFSQRDESKWIHVRKGTKIIVQVVKEGLGTKGPTLTAYPKLRSRFWVLAPRGNTIGISKKIAGVERTRLRVIAKTLQPQGYGLTVRTVAAGHSLNELQKDLEGLLSTWKSITEHAKSAALAADEGVDGAVPVMLHQAMGQTLSVVQDYFSDKVKSLVVDSPRTYHEVTNYLQEMAPDLCERVELFSKRTPLFDEYKIEEEIDRILSKRVPLDNGGYLVIEQTEALVSIDVNGGHCVLGQETSQEIAILNVNLAAARQIAREIRLRDIGGIIVVDFIDMLDDSNKRLVYEEVKKAVERDRSTVKVSELSRHGLMEITRKRVRPSVTFMISEPCTCCHGTGRVEALETAYSKIERDICRLLSTLDLKADPENPKSWPRFILRVDQYMSNYLTSGKRTKLAILSSSLKVWLLLKVSRGFTKGTFELKPLTVDREYNDGYEAATSVLRPTEGGFHPPRKKVTIFPIKKWKSSGK
- the LOC107859844 gene encoding ribonuclease E/G-like protein, chloroplastic isoform X2, which translates into the protein MTIEEPWLFESSLLLHHLTESDASGDVICDDKVVEGLDSENLESGLLNQSTLHENLWSKYEVNANASSGTLCATYDHVEEPWLLQACTSSPSFDAEMATDNYEVEQPDNNDEAQPSYSDQLEQLAEPSSSNQHEQIPEKLLPVDQCDALSKEDSFTTIILINSSVCTVQRIAVLENEKLVELLLEPVKNNVQCDSVYLGVVTRLAPHMGGAFVNIGTSRLSFMDIKPNREPFIFPPFSHDSREEIINGAAVDMLEENLSLPRNKSALEEVDTDEIEDADIEDDSMEYMDNEFAEHESGGACDISEILAEICNGSVTEHAVTSNKFSQRDESKWIHVRKGTKIIVQVVKEGLGTKGPTLTAYPKLRSRFWVLAPRGNTIGISKKIAGVERTRLRVIAKTLQPQGYGLTVRTVAAGHSLNELQKDLEGLLSTWKSITEHAKSAALAADEGVDGAVPVMLHQAMGQTLSVVQDYFSDKVKSLVVDSPRTYHEVTNYLQEMAPDLCERVELFSKRTPLFDEYKIEEEIDRILSKRVPLDNGGYLVIEQTEALVSIDVNGGHCVLGQETSQEIAILNVNLAAARQIAREIRLRDIGGIIVVDFIDMLDDSNKRLVYEEVKKAVERDRSTVKVSELSRHGLMEITRKRVRPSVTFMISEPCTCCHGTGRVEALETAYSKIERDICRLLSTLDLKADPENPKSWPRFILRVDQYMSNYLTSGKRTKLAILSSSLKVWLLLKVSRGFTKGTFELKPLTVDREYNDGYEAATSVLRPTEGGFHPPRKKVTIFPIKKWKSSGK